The DNA segment aaatccaattctgtaaattttccctgaaaatagactcatatatctacttactaatttttttctagaatttttggttgagccaattagtacagtttattagttaaagtatcccctgtttcagggtttgactgctctgacctctgtgtattacgaatcagatatctccctgtaaagagtttcaatgactatgccgtttagttctaataaaactagactcaataaggaatctttacatataaatcatgacttctaattatcttcgaaaaatttacggtgaatttccaaagtcagaacaggggatccagaaatcgctctggccctgtttcacaaaaatttaaacatctcataaaatataactcatatacttgttttgttccatccatatgaaaatagactcataattattcaattccatattttattcaccatctaattgtatctctactatttttaatgatttttcaaactcacgtcactgctgctgtctgaatctattttatggtaaattttacctatttcatgttttccatggattagctagtaatttagcatacataacaccaaatatgatcatgattagccattccaatggctaatcattaccaagcatttccataccactcaataaccatatcataagaccatatatacaaaatgattataatgctactcaaaatatgcaagccattatgccaagatggtatacggatatagtgtgagcatgcctccgaccgttcccgatttccgagctggcttgtcaacactacaaggaatgaaaaggaggaagtaagcataaatgcttagtaagctcacatgcaaatagcaagtaacacaactatataagcaaacataaaacatcatttgcataatcatcaccgagacattcatatcacattttcatttatcatcttaccatatgttgttatatcgagttttcaacccgagggttaagtgcatacctgttcaaagtattcatttcacaacacttaccaatacgtccctttcatctcgagtattcctccatttgagtagaattttacccgttgaacacatcggaatataattcggatacatggaaagtttgcacataagtgaactcggactcaactcaacgagctcgggcgttcgcatccataagtgaactcggactcaactcaacgagctcggatgcctagttacatctctcgaactcggactcaactcaacgagttcggacattcgcatccataagtgaactcggactcaactcaacgagttcggatgctcaaccatcctagtgacatgtcacttgtatcctaatctattcctaaggttcaaacgggattttcctcgaacacatctccttgccatcttccgtaaaataccgaaaccaatactcagtagtactttatatttaacaattaatacacataatttgcattttattcgaaaataaccacaaagcataatatttcatgataaaaatcagcatcatatcatataaacaacattaaattgcttaaaatgacaattatgttactacatttacacatgaactcatctcgtatgcgaaaatggctacttttaccatttcgtccacaacttggtattttccccattttagcccgaattttagttttccttgctctatcatttaaaatatagtctaattaggactcacattattcaaattgagccaaaatcatattttggcaaaattacagttttgcccctaaacttttgcatatttacacttttgccccaaagctcgtaaattaaacttcagcctattttcttatgttttatgacatgctgatcatttttcccttctatggcaacatcaaattctcactctaacatgcacttatgactattaggtatttttaccgattaagccatttttctagttttcacttaaaaccgagtagcacaagttgtctaacataatttaaaacctcatattctatcataaaacaccaacatacacaaatttcacctatgggtatttttccaaatatgaaccctaggttgaattattgctagcataagcttaatcgagctaccgggactccaaaaacgtaaaaatcattaaaaacgaggctaaaacggacttacaatcgagattggaagcttgaaaaaccctagccatggtttctccttgctatattcggccatggggttgaagatgagcaaaattggcttttaattttgtattttaattcattttacccctaaatgaccaaaatgcccttactactaaactttccaaaaattccatccatatccaatttttgtccatagacttataaattggtaaaattgctatttaagacctcctaattaatatttcaaaacaatttcatactagaaacttctagaatgcaagttttacaaattattcgatttagtccctaatttcaatttaagcactttatgcataaaatttcttcacgaaattttcacacaatcatgcaatcatatcatagacctcaaaataatcataaaataattatttctatctcggattttgtggtcacgaaaccactattacgactaggcccaaaatcagaatATTACaactccccccctttagggattttcgtccccgaaaatcttaccagaaaagtggtcttcacttttaatctcatattcggtgccgaagaactttcacttaggctgtacctccaatacatctctttaatttctcatatgatctaaaagcttacagtctcaactctcaactgttcttaaattttcaacctttctcagtttcccatgatatcatgacataaaacccagatctcaacttgatttaatggagactggaattccaagaaatccaacaatcaaagagacctgaaattccatgaatctgatgagtaggaattcattcaataccgatatgatttatagatcccgccaaacatttaacaataggatacatcacattttcctctttccgccatggaaataattctgatatggccttaagaataatccttctcatttccatcccaatatcaacactggcaaggataattttgatagatcccattgttcggctttaacccctttaacaactctgattttatgtaacatcgaatgctctaaactatcacattacctcactgtcttgaaacacatcacaattcatacaacgatacattactgaaagtcaggaagtctttactcaatgtagactagtctagttcagacgcttcggttaccaatattctcatctatccgaactctgtcaacatgtaataaacttttcagctttcacaagacgaaaaccttatcattcgtagtgactttaactaatatccaactctttctaataaatatacacttctcgttcagactatttactcttttatctgtacaaaatgaaattctattatcagacttgagaaaactaatcctgacataattgtcacatgaaatctttcaaataaataattcaccataccgactgaaactcgcgcttttatcacctatgcctttactgatgtcaaattcTTACACAggaattagaaaaaatcccaatactaaaatcaccacattaccaagatcaaattagaagtatagtcatatttgacatgattatcacgagctgaagaacgcacttcgaacacgagtcataattgacaaattatggaacaaagataacaaggaaaccgaataaagaaatccaagatagagaaatccagaataaagaaacccaagatacgatactataccggagaatcgaaaaccaaactcatagagaaaatatagaataccccgataattcttcaaagaaagaaagtccagaagaaaacatcatttaatcccactgaaatcaaatataacaagatcaatatatcttcccatacatatatatcagatgaagcatcaagtagaagaaacagaatcataatatcatatgtattctctcataaattcttatcagacgaaatgaaatagaatacccgatgaaatagaacaatataaattataaaccagtcagactaccaatgctttcatccaacaccaggattaaaagacattcccatataacaagaatttcttcagaagatcaatagccatagaaatatttttgagaacgggtaaacacatagaacatctcaaaagagactgctaaatctgtccagtcataactgtcacactcagatagttcacatttaaattataatttccccaactagttctgccgtcacaaatttcatattaaaccattcactaaagaaggccagttctgaataaatttcgatttacacttttctcgaccttgcaactgagtaattcggtttaccaaggagaattccttttctaactgggacagtgcataactccaataatctttacgtcaatccgatactttactggctctgactttacttatcagctcattttcaatctctgatcatacttataattattctatcactgaactctttgggttctcaaccgaaaacttattcaatacaaatctcatgaaattccattataagtaccactttggtaagggggagggttgtaggacctctgactcgactttcttatacatacacatatgacacaactcccatcatcatagcaacatcatcaaaatcatgtcattcattcatgttggcttacaccaattttcctattgtcccatttaggcaatatacttatgcatacattctatgttttctagatagctttacttatccattcatttaattaaattaattcatgctcatgacatcatataaggccaaacaaacatagatatttgcatcacaatcacaactttcattttgtgcatcatcatgtacatatcattacaatcatataattcagtccaacaatttaacatagataagttcatttcattataatcctttatctcataaaaaattgtatatcattaacattcatcaacattcaacgtccaatcaagacaatgacattttcattcgtatcatgatattatgacctttattcatgcctctactactttctatttattcagttcatcttatcaagtaagccacatacactacatcgtatgagcattaagcaaatatggatatttatcacaacatgaactttcatctcacatattatcacatatgtatcataaacttttattcatacttttttgaaccgagacttatcataatcataactttactcaaataccttcacataacattgaacatggtcagcgcagctcggttggagagtactctgtctaaataagacggtactcatacgcgtcggaagacatcacactatcacagatcagtggcatgtatagctaaacttttacacatgctaggttagtccgagaaccgactaaacctgctctgataccaccaaatgtaatgccccgtacccgagaccatcgccggagtcgaacacgaggtgttaacagacttaattcattacttaaacagctcaaacaatttatttttaaaattttcagtcaagctaacaatctgcgtcatagtcgcttaaaaattaatatctcgagttacgaaactcaaaatccaattctgtaaattttccctgaaactagactcatatatctacttactaattttttctagaattttttgtctagccaattagtacagtttattagttaaagtttcccctgttttagggttcaactactctgacctctgtgtattatgaatcagatatctccctgtacagagtttcaatgactatgccgtttatttctaataaaactagactcaataaggaatctttacatataaatcatgacttctaattttcttcgaaaaatttatggtgaatttccaaagtcagaacaggggatccagaaatcgctctggccctgtttcacaaaaatttaaacatctcataaaatataactcatatacctgttttgttccatccatatgaaaatagactcatagttattcaattccatattttattcaccatctaattgtatctctactatttttaatgatttttcaaactcacgtcactgctgctgtctgaatctattttatggtaaattttacctatttcatgttttccatggattaACTAGTAATTTAGcgtacataacaccaaatatgatcatgattagccattccaatggctaatcattaccaagaatttccataccactcaataaccatatcataagaccatatatacaaaatgattataatgctactcaaaatatgcaagccattatgccaagatggtatacggatatagtgtgagcatgcctccgaccgttcccgattttcgagctggcttgtcaacactacaaggaatggaaaggaggaagtaagcataaatgcttagtaagctcacatgcaaatagcaagtaacacaactatataagcaaacataaaacatcatttgcataatcatcaccgagacattcatatcacattttcatttatcatcttaccatattgttgttatattgagttttcaacccgagggttaagtgcatacctgttcaaagtattcatttcacaacacttaccaatacgtccctttcatctcgagtattcctccatttgagtagaattttacccgttgaacacatcggaatataattcggatacatggaaagtttgcacataagtgccacatatgtagccaagctaccatgtaacccgcccataagtgaactcggactcaactcaacgagctcgggcgttcgcatccataagtgaactcggactcaactcaacgagctcagatgcctagttacatctctcgaactcagactcaactcaacgagttcggacattcgcatccataagtgaactcggactcaactcaacgagttcggatgctcaaccatcctagtgacatgtcacttgtatcctaatctattcctaaggttcaaacgggattttcctcgaacacatctccttgccatcttccgtaaaataccgaaacaaTACTCagtagtactttatatttaacaattaatacacataatttgcattttattcgaaaataaccacaatgcataatatttcatgataaaaatcagcatcatatcatataaacaacattaaattgcttaaaatgacaattatgttactacatttacacatgaacttacctcgtatgcgaaaatggctacttttaccatttcgtccacaacttggtattttccccattttagcccgaattttagttttccttgctctatcatttaaaatatagtctaattaggactcacattattcaaattgagccaaaatcatattttagcaaaattacagttttgcccctaaacttttgcatatttacactttttccccaaagctcgtaaattaaacttcagcctattttcttatgttttatgacatgctgatcatttttcccttctatggcaacatcaaattctcactctaacatgtacttatgactattaggtatttttaccgattaagccctttttctagttttcgcttaaaaccgagtagcacaagttgtctaacataatttaaaacctcatattctatcataaaacaccaaaatacacaaatttcacctatgggtatttttccaaatatgaaccctaggttgaattattgctagcataagcttaatcgagctaccgggactccaaaaacgtaaaaatcattaaaaacgaggctagaacggacttacaatcgagcttggaagcttgaaaaaccctagccatggtttctccttgctatattcggccatggggttgaagatgagcaaaattggcttttaattttgtattttaattcattttacccctaaatgaccaaaatgcccttactactaaactttccaaaaattccatccatatccaatttttgtccatagacttataaattggtaaaattgctatttaagacctcctaattaatatttcaaaacaatttcatactagaaactcctagaatgcaagttttacaaattattcgatttagtccctaatttcaatttaagcactttatgcataaaatttcttcgcgaaattttcacacaatcatgcaatcatatcatagacctcaaaataatcataaaataattatttctatctcgaattttgtggtcacgaaaccactattacgactaggcccaaaatcaggatattacataagATTTTTTTAGAATCGAAACTAGACCAAGCCCAATCATGAATTCCTCGAATTATTTGTCCATAATCATTTAAAACAATACTGgataattgaaatatattcaaaattttaaattaaattaagtttggATCAAACTCACTTATGATATATGATTTAGCTAAAGTGAAATAAGAACTCGAAAATgcaaattttatgaataaatttttgttttggtcactatattgaaaaattataatttggtcattgaactatttaaaagttttcttttaagtCATTGGATTGTTAAAATTGATGTTATATGACTTTTTCTATTTGCATTGCATGCACACACTATAGGAAAATAGGGTTTTAGCgacgtttttagcggcgttttatcaaaaaacgccgcaaaagttgtaaaacacagagcaatagcggcgtttttgttaaCACGCCGCTAAtaacagagcaatagcggcgtttttgttaaaacgtcgctaaaaacagagcaatagcggcgcttttggtaaaacgctgctaaaagtcaGAGCAATAGCGGcacttttggtaaaacgccactaaaagtcgGAGCAATAGCGGTGCTTtttgtaaaacgccgctaaaagtcatataacccttaaaaccttaaaccccaacaaaattttgaacactaatctataacccctaaaatactaaaccctaaaaaccctaaacactaaactatAACTTCTAAAACCTTAAACCCAAAAAACATCACatggatgttgatgtgtatatacatatatattaatgcaAACCTTATGTTCATAATAAATTATGGAAGCaatacttaatattgattaaatttattttttggtttacggtttaatatttaaggtttaaggtctatggtttagggttttatggtttaaggtttaatggCCATGGGTGTATAGTATGTTAATCTCAAGTGAatcatattcaataattaaatcctaaaccctataattaattattgttatcgATAATAGATatcttgattttgataaaaaatattttttatatattaataaggtGTTATATTGTTTAATGGATTAAAGGGATATTTTGTggaaaatgttttaaatgataagtttacctttaaattttatttacacTCATTTGTGTCTCCACGTTTTTTAATTGtaactcattttctttttaaaatatatatttgtgtctccacgttttttcattttcttttacacaattattgatataacatcattttatatttatatattgcatggatacataaatatttatatttattcaatataaaaatatattgatgtatttatttttttaaatgtgtatgattaaatcaaaattaaagtttcagctatacatttaaaccacaattagaatttcacgtctacaattacacattaaactgaaataaaaaataaactcaaaaaaaataaaaatttaaaaatttaaaatttaaaaataaaaaatttaaaaataaaaacttaaaaatttaaaaatttaatatttaatattttagtccatgtttcaattaaaaagttcaatattcaaaattaaaaaaaatttcgaaagagaaaaataaaaaatatgttaaaaataaaaaaattaaaattaatcaatagTGGCATTTTACattaaaacgccacaaaaaattgagttataatggcgtttttgctgaaaaCGCCGAAAAAAAAAAGCACTAATTTTTTATGACCCGCTCATTAGTCCCTAAAATCCCTAGCCTTAAAATCCCTAAATTGCCATATCGTTTCGTTTCTAGTTCTTTTTCGCAATGGATGGCGAAGACGACGCCCCGAAATCATTGATGGAGGAGATGTACGCGAACGGCATCGAGGGCGTTGACGATGCGCCGTCATCCTCAACTTCGACAACGATCCGGAAGAACCGGCCCATCATTAGCAGCGAGCAGCTAGACATCGAGGCCAACGCTGCGCTTTACTCGGGCCGTACCAAGATCATGCGGCTCATATTCTTAGCCGACCACTGCGACAATTCCGGGATGCAATTGGAGGCCCTAAGGATGGCTTACGATGAGCTCAAGAAGGGGGAGAACACTCAGCTATTCCGTGAAGTGGTCCAGAAGATCGACGGTCGATTGGGTCCCAACTATTCGATGGATGCCAAGTGGTGCGCTATCGTTGATCGAAAAGCCGACCAAAGGAAAGATAAACTCGAGAGCGAACTCAATGCCTACAGGGTAATTCAGTTTTTCTTACttcaaattattttc comes from the Gossypium hirsutum isolate 1008001.06 chromosome A06, Gossypium_hirsutum_v2.1, whole genome shotgun sequence genome and includes:
- the LOC107944663 gene encoding COP9 signalosome complex subunit 1 isoform X5 — translated: MDGEDDAPKSLMEEMYANGIEGVDDAPSSSTSTTIRKNRPIISSEQLDIEANAALYSGRTKIMRLIFLADHCDNSGMQLEALRMAYDELKKGENTQLFREVVQKIDGRLGPNYSMDAKWCAIVDRKADQRKDKLESELNAYRSTVAIKERFGRFEDVLEPGCHCLPWFLGSQLAGHLSLRLQQLDVRCETKTKLSSVWKYKRRVKVQKPCPNLTARNHFSMYRTSIMGNSYQDWFSLKVPRYLYWSLGTAIV
- the LOC107944663 gene encoding COP9 signalosome complex subunit 1 isoform X6, with product MDGEDDAPKSLMEEMYANGIEGVDDAPSSSTSTTIRKNRPIISSEQLDIEANAALYSGRTKIMRLIFLADHCDNSGMQLEALRMAYDELKKGENTQLFREVVQKIDGRLGPNYSMDAKWCAIVDRKADQRKDKLESELNAYRSTVAIKERFGRFEDVLEPGCHCLPWFLGSQLAGHLSLRLQQLDVRCETKTKLSSVWKYKRRVKVQKPCPNLTARNHFSMYRTSIMESPGSSGYLIVDANGGLNQQRSAH
- the LOC107944663 gene encoding COP9 signalosome complex subunit 1 isoform X4; amino-acid sequence: MDGEDDAPKSLMEEMYANGIEGVDDAPSSSTSTTIRKNRPIISSEQLDIEANAALYSGRTKIMRLIFLADHCDNSGMQLEALRMAYDELKKGENTQLFREVVQKIDGRLGPNYSMDAKWCAIVDRKADQRKDKLESELNAYRSTVAIKERFGRFEDVLEPGCHCLPWFLGSQLAGHLSLRLQQLDVRCETKTKLSSVWKYKRRVKVQKPCPNLTARNHFSMYRTSIMESPGSSGYLIVDANGGLNQQRSAVCYYRILL
- the LOC107944663 gene encoding COP9 signalosome complex subunit 1 isoform X3, encoding MDGEDDAPKSLMEEMYANGIEGVDDAPSSSTSTTIRKNRPIISSEQLDIEANAALYSGRTKIMRLIFLADHCDNSGMQLEALRMAYDELKKGENTQLFREVVQKIDGRLGPNYSMDAKWCAIVDRKADQRKDKLESELNAYRSTVAIKERFGRFEDVLEPGCHCLPWFLGSQLAGHLSLRLQQLDVRCETKTKLSSVWKYKRRVKVQKPCPNLTARNHFSMYRTSIMESPGSSGYLIVDANGGLNQQRSALFRANDVRMHFLL
- the LOC107944663 gene encoding uncharacterized protein isoform X2 codes for the protein MDGEDDAPKSLMEEMYANGIEGVDDAPSSSTSTTIRKNRPIISSEQLDIEANAALYSGRTKIMRLIFLADHCDNSGMQLEALRMAYDELKKGENTQLFREVVQKIDGRLGPNYSMDAKWCAIVDRKADQRKDKLESELNAYRSTVAIKERFGRFEDVLEPGCHCLPWFLGSQLAGHLSLRLQQLDVRCETKTKLSSVWKYKRRVKVQKPCPNLTARNHFSMYRTSIMESPGSSGYLIVDANGGLNQQRSALFRANDLVFFSGNKTMNPLVQQIRTAIGNG